The region CGCGGTTTCAAGTTCAAAGTGCAACACCCAGTCCTTGGGTATTGGCGTCTTCTAAAAAAACTTCATAGGGTGTCTTAAACCCAAGGCATTTTCTAGGCCGCCAGTTCAAGCGGCACATTGCCGCTATGATCTCATCTTGCGTGACCGATGCCAAGCTTACCCCCTTGGGGAAGTATTGGCGTAGAAGGCCATTGGAGTTCTCGTTCAAGCCACGCTCCCACGAATGGTAGGGGTGCGCAAAAAATCCCTGAGCCTCGAGTGTAGCTGACACATCGGCATGGTAGCTGAACTCCTTGCCGTTATCATAGGTAACAGTCTGAACAAAGTCCTTAATGGGTGTCAAGAGTCCTTCAATGACCCGCCTTACTTCGCTGGCGCTTTTGTTGGGAGCCTTGCCAAACAGGAAAAGACGACTTTTACGCTCTGCAAGTGTCACCAAAACGGGGCCTCCTTTACTGCCTTCAACGGTATCAGCCTCCCAATCACCAAGGCGTGAGCGCTCGGCAACAATGGACGGGCGTATGTCTATGCTGATACGCCCCTTGATTTGACCTCGTCTGTCGGGTTTGCCATATCGTCGTTTGCGTTTGCGCTGGCAGCGCAAATGGCTGTGCAGCGTTCCTCCTCGTTTTTTGTCCGCCAGAATGTACTGG is a window of Desulfovibrio desulfuricans DNA encoding:
- a CDS encoding IS30 family transposase, whose protein sequence is MGYAHLAREERYYICQAVKSGTSLRAIAKAIGRSVSTVSRELARNTGARGYRYRQAHKRSQKRQTSKGKKRIGLEVWTYVEQCLHQDFSPEQISGVLKRKGFALSHEWIYQYILADKKRGGTLHSHLRCQRKRKRRYGKPDRRGQIKGRISIDIRPSIVAERSRLGDWEADTVEGSKGGPVLVTLAERKSRLFLFGKAPNKSASEVRRVIEGLLTPIKDFVQTVTYDNGKEFSYHADVSATLEAQGFFAHPYHSWERGLNENSNGLLRQYFPKGVSLASVTQDEIIAAMCRLNWRPRKCLGFKTPYEVFLEDANTQGLGVAL